A window of Betaproteobacteria bacterium genomic DNA:
GGTGTCACCGCGCGCGCGCGGCACAAGAAAGTTCTCGATAAGTCGAAGGGCTATCGCGGCCGCCGCGGCAACGTCTACAAGATTGCCAAGCAGGCGGTCATGCGCGCGGGTCAATATTCGTATCGTGACCGCCGTCGGAAGAAGCGCGATTTCCGCGCACTGTGGATCGTTCGCATCAACGCCGCCGCAAGGGAATTCGGCATGACCTACAGCACCCTGATCAATGGGCTG
This region includes:
- the rplT gene encoding 50S ribosomal protein L20, with translation MPRVKRGVTARARHKKVLDKSKGYRGRRGNVYKIAKQAVMRAGQYSYRDRRRKKRDFRALWIVRINAAAREFGMTYSTLINGLKKAAIEVDRKVLADIAVFDKSAFERIASQAKASLGA